A stretch of Flexivirga aerilata DNA encodes these proteins:
- a CDS encoding 3-methyladenine DNA glycosylase codes for MADLQILAPGVWRPLARAHERRVDDLTCGHRERAAGGRAHPVEDFLFTYYSHRPRLLRRWPPGAGTALIEAPEHTGWKFYRSYDGAVSLDARAFLDARGSTVRFVRSLLASTAERPPSLGCFGLHEWAMVYRAQDIRHEAWPLRLGQDGTDEVVERHTVRCSHYDAFRFFTDDARPRNTLAPSRATQVADEQPGCLHAGMDLYKWAYKLTPALPSELVADCFELARDVRTLDMRASPYDLRELGYLPVPIETPEGKAEYVRQQRAFTDRGQALRARLISACDALLTSSAALPA; via the coding sequence ATGGCTGATCTGCAGATCCTCGCGCCCGGGGTATGGCGCCCGCTCGCCCGCGCTCACGAGCGGCGTGTCGACGACCTCACCTGCGGTCACCGCGAACGCGCCGCCGGGGGCCGCGCCCACCCGGTCGAGGACTTCCTCTTCACCTATTACTCGCACCGGCCGCGGCTGCTGCGACGGTGGCCCCCGGGCGCCGGGACCGCGCTCATCGAGGCGCCCGAGCACACCGGCTGGAAGTTCTACCGCTCGTATGACGGCGCGGTGTCGCTCGACGCCCGCGCCTTCCTCGACGCGCGCGGGAGCACGGTGCGGTTCGTGCGTTCCCTGCTGGCCTCGACCGCCGAACGCCCGCCGAGCCTGGGCTGCTTCGGGCTGCACGAGTGGGCGATGGTCTACCGGGCGCAGGACATCCGGCACGAGGCGTGGCCGTTGCGCCTCGGGCAGGACGGCACGGACGAGGTCGTCGAGCGGCATACGGTCCGGTGCTCGCACTACGACGCGTTCCGCTTCTTCACCGACGACGCCAGGCCGCGCAACACCCTGGCCCCGTCGCGGGCGACGCAGGTCGCCGACGAGCAGCCGGGCTGCCTCCATGCCGGCATGGATCTCTACAAGTGGGCCTACAAGCTGACTCCCGCGCTGCCGAGCGAGCTGGTCGCCGACTGCTTCGAGTTGGCCCGTGACGTGCGCACCCTCGACATGCGGGCGTCGCCGTACGACCTGCGCGAGCTCGGCTACCTGCCCGTGCCGATCGAAACGCCGGAGGGCAAGGCCGAATATGTCCGCCAGCAAAGGGCATTCACTGACCGGGGCCAAGCGTTGCGGGCGCGGTTGATCAGCGCATGCGACGCCCTGCTCACGTCCTCGGCAGCACTCCCTGCTTGA
- a CDS encoding SGNH/GDSL hydrolase family protein — protein sequence MSRALRVASALALAAASAGGAAAFAQAAAAAPSTGGYYLALGDSLAAGYQPGQGDDKTGGYVGDVLAHLQQTEPGLQLQNLACSGETTTTMLAGGKCSYPQGNQVDAAVAYLKAHPKVSLVTIDIGANNVQKCATTSNVDLPCVIKGLGEVSADMPKILGKLRAAVPNARIVVANYYNPFLAAWLTGTSGQALAKASVQLQGQLNGAIEGAAKGINAPVADVATAFSSTDFTTTKTVAPYGALPLNVARICEWTWMCAQKDIHANDLGYPVVAKAVIAAIPAAPSSPTPSSSGTSSSTATSTSSTTNTATSTATSTTTGPPIITDGGETGGSNDGLLVGAGVAAAGAAALAGGALVRTRRRRD from the coding sequence ATGTCTCGTGCTCTGCGGGTGGCAAGCGCCCTGGCACTGGCGGCGGCATCGGCGGGCGGCGCCGCGGCGTTCGCGCAGGCTGCTGCGGCCGCGCCGTCGACCGGCGGCTACTACCTGGCACTGGGCGACTCGCTCGCCGCGGGCTACCAGCCGGGGCAGGGCGACGACAAGACCGGCGGTTATGTCGGGGACGTCCTCGCGCACCTGCAGCAGACCGAGCCCGGCTTGCAGCTGCAAAACCTCGCCTGCTCGGGGGAGACCACCACCACGATGCTCGCCGGCGGCAAGTGCAGCTACCCGCAGGGCAACCAGGTCGACGCGGCGGTCGCCTACCTCAAGGCGCACCCGAAGGTCAGCCTCGTCACCATCGACATCGGCGCCAACAACGTGCAGAAGTGCGCGACCACCAGCAACGTCGATCTGCCGTGCGTGATCAAGGGCCTCGGCGAGGTGTCCGCGGACATGCCGAAGATCCTCGGCAAGCTCCGCGCAGCCGTGCCCAACGCCCGCATCGTCGTCGCCAACTACTACAACCCTTTCCTCGCCGCCTGGCTCACCGGAACCAGCGGGCAGGCGCTGGCCAAGGCGTCCGTGCAGCTGCAGGGGCAGCTGAACGGCGCCATCGAGGGCGCCGCCAAGGGCATCAACGCCCCCGTCGCCGATGTCGCGACCGCGTTCTCCAGCACCGACTTCACTACAACGAAAACCGTTGCCCCGTATGGCGCTCTGCCGCTCAACGTCGCGCGGATCTGCGAGTGGACCTGGATGTGCGCCCAGAAGGACATCCACGCCAACGACCTCGGCTACCCGGTCGTGGCCAAGGCGGTCATCGCCGCGATCCCGGCGGCGCCGAGCAGCCCGACCCCGAGCTCGTCCGGCACGTCATCCAGCACCGCGACGTCGACCAGCAGCACGACCAACACTGCGACCTCGACTGCGACGTCGACCACCACCGGGCCGCCGATCATCACCGACGGCGGCGAGACCGGCGGCAGCAACGACGGGCTGCTCGTCGGCGCCGGAGTGGCGGCCGCCGGAGCCGCGGCGCTCGCCGGTGGAGCGCTGGTCCGCACCCGCCGCCGTCGCGACTGA
- a CDS encoding fumarylacetoacetate hydrolase family protein: MRIARYTTGDDPTYGLVDGAGEKIAQISGDPLYTKIELTGVTTTVDEVRLLAPVIPRSKIIGIGRNYAEHAAELGNEVPKQPLMFLIPNTAVVGPGDPVVMPPQSQRVDYEGELAVVIGRLCKDVSPDEARTAIFGYTCANDVTARDLQKPDGQWARAKGFDTFCPLGPWIETDLDPAAQRVRTRVAGETVQDGTTADLIFDIPTLISYASHAFTLLPGDVILTGTPEGVGPVEPGQRVEVEVSDIGVLDNIFVRHDED, from the coding sequence GTGCGCATTGCGAGATACACCACGGGTGACGATCCGACGTACGGGCTGGTCGACGGGGCGGGCGAGAAGATCGCCCAGATCAGCGGCGACCCGCTCTACACCAAGATCGAGCTCACCGGAGTCACCACCACGGTCGATGAGGTGCGGCTGCTCGCGCCGGTGATCCCGCGCTCCAAGATCATCGGCATCGGCCGCAACTACGCCGAGCACGCCGCCGAGCTCGGCAACGAGGTGCCGAAGCAGCCGCTGATGTTCCTCATCCCCAACACCGCGGTGGTCGGTCCCGGCGACCCGGTGGTGATGCCGCCGCAGTCGCAGCGCGTCGACTACGAGGGCGAGCTCGCGGTCGTCATCGGCCGGCTCTGCAAGGACGTCAGCCCGGACGAGGCACGCACCGCGATCTTCGGTTACACCTGCGCCAACGACGTCACCGCGCGCGACCTTCAGAAGCCGGACGGCCAGTGGGCGCGCGCCAAGGGCTTCGACACCTTCTGCCCGCTCGGGCCGTGGATCGAGACCGACCTCGACCCGGCCGCCCAGCGGGTGCGCACCCGAGTGGCCGGCGAGACCGTGCAGGACGGCACCACCGCCGACCTGATCTTCGACATCCCGACGCTGATCTCCTACGCGTCCCACGCCTTCACGCTGCTGCCCGGCGACGTGATCCTGACCGGCACCCCGGAGGGCGTCGGCCCGGTCGAGCCGGGCCAGCGCGTCGAGGTCGAGGTGAGCGACATCGGCGTGCTCGACAACATCTTCGTCCGGCACGACGAGGACTGA
- the murI gene encoding glutamate racemase: MSDAPIGIFDSGYGGLTVARAVLDQLPHESIAYLGDTARAPYGPRPIGQARAYALECLDRLVAHGVKALVIACNTASAAVLHDARERYDVPVVEVIRPAVRRAVRATRNARVGVISTRGTHQSGAYIDAFAAAPDLHVRSVPCPRFVEFVEAGITAGPELIECARAYLEPLQRDEVDTLVLGCTHYPLLTGVISYVMGDGVTLVSSAEETAKDLYRVLADGDLLRDDALPPPGHSFTTTGDTDEFRKLSRRFLGLGPEFDHVFRNNFHHVGVEAGAS, translated from the coding sequence GTGTCTGACGCGCCGATCGGGATCTTCGACAGCGGGTACGGCGGTCTGACCGTCGCTCGTGCGGTGCTCGATCAGTTGCCGCACGAGTCGATCGCCTACCTCGGCGACACCGCCCGAGCGCCCTACGGCCCGCGGCCGATCGGGCAGGCGCGCGCCTACGCGCTGGAGTGCCTGGACCGGCTGGTCGCCCACGGCGTCAAGGCCCTCGTCATCGCCTGCAACACCGCGTCGGCGGCCGTCCTGCACGACGCGCGCGAACGCTATGACGTGCCGGTCGTCGAGGTGATCCGTCCCGCCGTACGCCGCGCCGTGCGCGCCACCCGCAACGCCCGGGTCGGGGTGATCTCGACCCGGGGCACCCACCAGTCCGGCGCCTACATCGACGCGTTCGCCGCCGCACCCGACCTGCACGTGCGCAGCGTGCCGTGCCCGCGTTTCGTGGAGTTCGTCGAGGCCGGGATCACCGCCGGGCCCGAGCTCATCGAGTGCGCCCGCGCCTACCTGGAGCCGCTGCAACGCGACGAGGTCGACACCCTGGTGCTCGGCTGCACCCACTATCCGCTGCTCACCGGCGTCATCTCCTATGTCATGGGTGACGGCGTGACGCTCGTGTCCTCCGCGGAGGAGACGGCCAAGGACCTCTACCGCGTCCTCGCCGACGGCGACCTGCTGCGCGACGACGCGCTGCCGCCGCCCGGCCACTCCTTCACCACTACTGGGGACACCGACGAATTCCGAAAGCTGTCAAGGAGATTCCTCGGTCTGGGTCCGGAGTTCGACCACGTCTTCCGCAACAACTTCCATCACGTCGGGGTCGAGGCGGGGGCGTCATGA
- a CDS encoding MBL fold metallo-hydrolase, which yields MKVTVIGCSGSFAGPESPASCYLVQARHEGRDWHLLLDFGNGALGVLQRFLDPAALDAIVISHLHPDHCADLSGLHVIYRYHPQSDEPLTVPVWGPPGTDLRAARAAGVTDEEAEDPDLLRPEFDFRDLVDGGSFEVGPFTVTAYRVNHPVTAFGLRVEADGAVLAYTGDTDSTPALTPLLANADVALMDSAFCEGRDDEVVGVHLTGRRAAEAAVAAGGVKRLMLTHIPPWNDPQCCHDQAAAVWPGEVELAQPLASYEI from the coding sequence ATGAAGGTGACCGTCATCGGTTGCTCCGGGTCGTTCGCCGGCCCGGAGTCCCCGGCGTCCTGCTATCTGGTGCAGGCGCGGCACGAGGGCCGCGACTGGCACCTCCTGCTCGACTTCGGCAACGGCGCCCTCGGGGTGCTGCAGCGCTTCCTCGACCCGGCCGCGCTCGACGCGATCGTGATCTCGCACCTGCACCCCGACCACTGCGCGGACCTGTCGGGGCTGCACGTGATCTACCGCTACCACCCGCAGTCCGACGAGCCCCTCACGGTGCCGGTCTGGGGGCCGCCCGGCACTGACCTGCGTGCGGCGCGCGCGGCCGGCGTCACCGACGAGGAGGCCGAGGACCCCGACCTGTTGCGGCCGGAGTTCGACTTCCGTGACCTGGTCGACGGCGGATCCTTCGAGGTCGGCCCGTTCACCGTCACCGCCTACCGAGTCAACCACCCGGTGACCGCGTTCGGGCTGCGCGTCGAGGCGGACGGCGCGGTCCTGGCCTACACCGGCGACACCGACAGCACCCCCGCGCTGACACCGTTGCTCGCCAATGCCGATGTGGCACTGATGGATTCGGCCTTCTGCGAGGGCCGCGACGACGAGGTCGTCGGCGTGCACCTGACCGGCCGCCGCGCCGCCGAGGCGGCCGTGGCCGCCGGAGGAGTCAAGCGACTCATGCTCACGCACATCCCACCGTGGAACGACCCGCAGTGCTGCCACGACCAGGCCGCGGCTGTCTGGCCGGGCGAGGTCGAACTCGCGCAGCCGCTCGCGTCATACGAGATCTGA
- a CDS encoding GatB/YqeY domain-containing protein: MTAIETVRTRLRTDLLQAMRDRDADRARTLRGALSAIDNAEAVPTEAKAGAIKQASVGAGTTEAARRELTADDIRAVLQDEISERRSAATEYEAAAPDRAARLRTEAETLSAYLSDLV; the protein is encoded by the coding sequence ATGACCGCGATCGAGACCGTCCGCACCCGCCTTCGAACGGACCTGCTGCAGGCGATGCGCGATCGCGACGCCGACCGGGCCCGCACGCTGCGCGGCGCGCTCTCCGCCATCGACAACGCGGAGGCGGTCCCGACGGAGGCGAAGGCCGGGGCCATCAAGCAGGCGTCGGTCGGCGCGGGCACGACCGAGGCTGCCCGCCGGGAGCTGACCGCTGACGACATACGAGCAGTTCTGCAGGACGAGATCAGTGAACGGCGTTCGGCCGCAACCGAATACGAGGCGGCTGCGCCCGACCGGGCGGCGCGCCTGCGCACCGAGGCCGAGACGCTCTCGGCATACCTCTCAGATCTCGTATGA